The Gambusia affinis linkage group LG05, SWU_Gaff_1.0, whole genome shotgun sequence region TAATGCATCTTTGGCCAATCTAATGTGTTTTTTCACTGTCACCATGTATTGACCGTAACGCCCAACTCATAACGCCAGGCTCTTCAGAAAACAACCTACTCTGCCATGACTGATGTTAAAACAACCTATGTGAGCATTAACTCCTCCAGAACTTGACAAAAAGCAGACAACAAGCCAACTGATATTGCTTTTATTCAGTTGATTTCACTGTAATACTGGTCATTGTCAAACCGACATGGATATTAATCAAACTTGTCATTTTTTCTAAACCTTTTGATGGAGTCAGAAGACGGTGATGGATAGCTCCGTCaatcatttttgtcacatttcttgCTAATATAATCCCATTTTAAAAGGTGTGATGTTTCTTAGTACAGTGTTAGCACAGAGGCCTGCAGTGCTATTCTTTTGACCATTGGCATAGTGACTGGTGTCCAGCCACAGTGATGCAATGTTCTTTACCCTCTCATTTTGGCTTGTCACTGTTCAACAAAGCATTCCTTTGAATTAtacaacattttataaaagaGGAAAGATAATGATGAATCAATTGTGACATGACATTCAAGAAGCCACATTTAAACTctttttgttgcagattttctccaaaaaaaacaacaaccctcaTTAACATTTCGATACTCAAAATGAGTCtggaaaacataattaatttgacatttccACCTAAAAATCATACTGATTGCTATAGATACATAAACTTTATTGCTTGATAGCTGAATGTGGCTTAcccaaaaatcaaataaaggaAACTTGTTAAAATCCAACTATTACCCCGAGGCAAAGAGATGGTATTATGGAAAATAGCCACatgttgccttgcagaaacAGTTGACCGTTGCAGTTTAAGTAAATTTCCCAGCACACGTCTATCAAAAGAAGAGGTGAACAGGATCTAATGAACTCTGGTTGTAGCTCATTTATACTGGGACTGGTGTGACTCTCATTCTCTGATCTGTTCCACACAACAAGCTGAGACCATGTTGTTAGGGCCACATAAGATCTTGACAAACGCGTTTaagtttaaattgtgtttttcattcgACATTTGATCTTTGCATGCACCCTGTCTTTCACCCTGTGGCCGCTGCAGGTAAGCACCACCTCCCCATCCCCCATCACAAGACATGGACTGATGGATGAATTTGATCTCTGCACATTCTAATACAGAAGAGAGTGGAttgccaattaaaaaaaaaaaatgatgttctTCATAtgctcatttttgtttaaactgaaacaacaaaggACACTTTGCTGGCTAATGAGAGCCATTATCTGAACAATGTGTGGGTTCCAACATTTTCCGATTACTTTCACTCTGACAAGCTTTTAACTCAACTGAAAGTTTGACGAACCACCAATGTTCTTTTCAAAGTTCCATTAACCACCTAAGGGCAGCTGCAAATGTAAGAATATTAGCATATGGTCACAAATTTGTCTTTCTAACCATACACACATTTGGATTGTGATAACCCTAACACAAACTCTAATTATAAAATCCAAAGATCTTTcaatctgttgttgttttttatcctACAGTTACATCACCATCTTCCATGCGCTACGTTACCACAACATCATGACCATGCAGCGAACTGCAGCCATCTTGGGGCTCATCTGGACATCATGTGCAGTTCTGGCCGTGCTAATGGTGAAGTTCTTCAACTTTAAGTTCATCGTGATCTGCTTCATCGTCTTCTTCGTCGTCTCCCTGGCAGCCATCTGCTTCCTCTACGTCTACATGTTCATGATGGCCCGCATTCACGCCAAGAACATCGCCGCGCTGCCTGGTGGCGGCAGGGACAAGTCTCATCATCAGCGGAGGTGGGGCAGCAACATGAGAGGCGCTCTGACTCTCACCATCCTGTTCGGGGCGTTTGTGGTGTGTTGGGCGCCGTTTTTTGTCCACCTGGTCATCATCACAGTTTGCCCTATGAATCCGTACTGTGAATGCTACCGGTCCTTGTTCGAGCTGCATGTGGTGCTGATGATGAGCCACGCCCTCATAGATCCGGCTATCTACGCTTTCCGCATGGCCGAGCTGCGGCACACCTTCAGAAAGATGCTGTTTTGCTCAGACTGGAAATTTTGCTTGTGACAGAAATATATCTAAAGTTTTTAGCCACTAAACGGTTTTCATCCGCAGAACAAAAATAGGTTGCACTGCATCCTGATGACTGCGCAACGTTAAACCTGCTCCCCCAAAAGTTCATAACTCCCCTCAGTGCTTTGAGTCATTGATTGGCAGGCGTCAGGATATTGTGTGGTTCCTGTGATATGTGTCACCAAGCAGCTGAGGCTAGTAGAGGGAATGAACCCACATCACTCTTGTTTGCATTGCTACTTGGACATTTGGTCAATGGACTTTGAGCATACAAACCACATGTTTGGACTTTTCTTCTGTTGTCCTGCTGGTCTCAGTGGGAATCCCTATGACCTGAAAGCGATTCCATTGTTGGCATCTTACtctttaaagcagcagcagcagcagcagcagctagcTTATATCAAAATCCACCTCCACCCAGTGATCCTCCTGCTGTCTGCAGAAATGCATTGCTGGCTGCTTgtcagaagcaaccaatcatagccaggaggagggtttcATTGCTGTAaatcatgcttgtgtatgcACAGCTGAAGATTAagggtggagaaacaacttattgcTGGTCATGCTAGCTAGGCTGAGCATTCAGGACAGGCTCTTCGGTGGGGCAGAAAGCAAGAAGGAATGGTGTGAGCAGTGCGTACGTGAGCCTGATTGACTCTcttcctgactctgattggtagTTTTTTGATCTAGTGGTGTATTTATGTGGATGGCAATAGGAGATTATCTGTCTATCATGACATTCTGACACTTTTAACAAACGTCTAAGACATGTTGTTTATAAAGGTTTCCTACTGCAGAATTCGCCCATATCAACCTCATAAATATTGTCTTGAAGTTTTATGATCAAAAGATTGTTTAGATATCTGTTAGTTTACTAATTTGTAATCTTGTTTCTATTTCTAagtgaaagtttaaaaattcagaaattaattaCAACACCCCACATGTAGCTTCTGATGAATCAGAGCTTTAAATCTTGGATTAGATTCTGAACGTTCTGAACGTTCCGGGGATGATCACATGCTGTGAACCTTCAACGATAAACGGCTCCAATCAGCAGCAGATCAGTTTatctaaaacaatttttccccctctctctctttctgcggataaaagaaaataaggcggagaaaaaaaaaaggattacatatctgaaattgaaatttttatCTCTAACTGGATCGTGAGACTtgatgatatatttttttcttgccagCTATGCTTCAATCTCCTAACGACCACTTTCAGGCTGTTTGGCTGAGTTCTAACTTTCCTTTCTAGAGTAATCTAAAGTGAGAAATCAGCCtctgctttatatatatatatccaaaaCAACCATAAATGTGGATTAAGGCTGAACTGATAAATGGGATGGTTAACACCCAGCACAACATGATCCACAGTATGTCGCTCTAATTTTGGTTATAATTTGCTGATCTGGTCTCATAACCAGAAAGATCAATGAGTTAATTTCATTGATCTGTCTGGTTTAGACTTTAAATGCAGAGACCAAAATCTCTTTATTTCGcttgtttatttgtcttttcagtTCTTATTCAGTCAGACATTTCTCTTTAAACAGTGTtaaattgtttgtgtttgtgagttttacctttgtttttgttcctttgctTAATTAATTATTGTAGATCTGATGTACAATAACTGATTGTCAATAAAATCGTATTATGCTGTACTGATTATTCAgcttgattttaaataaatgatgtcTGAACAAAGAGTCTGATCAATATCTAAAGGAAATGGTAAATTTTTGATACGTTATTACAATTGAAAAAGCTGTCAATATGCTAAAGTCTAACATTCGCCCCAATATACAGCTGTCATGCAAATCCACTGATAAGAAGAGACACAAAAGAAACGACTATTTGGAAGTAATTTTAGCCCAAACGAAGGGCAAAGACGGGCATATAGATGACCTGATTAGTAAAGAGCCAGCTTGCTTAGAGCAGAGAGCACTGTGCCTCCAGAGATCAGTGATCTGTCACCAGTATTTGAAGACTGAGAAAAGATCAGCTGACAGAAGAAGCCTGCAGCACTGTGCAGACATGGTCTGATGCTGAAGGCGGGGAAAGAGCATCATTTAcccactgactgactgacaggcCAAACTAACAAGTTTCACTGAAGACGCCATCTTTTATGCGTTCTGATTTTTCCCAGTTTACCCCAACCCTTTGCATATTAAAACATTCACATAACTATTGCTGGGTTGCACATGTACCAGACCAGGCTGTTCCCTCTGGGTGTCAGTGAGGGCATAGCAATGTGCAGCAAGCAGATGTCTGATAAGATCTGAACATCTGGATGAGAGCCAGTGAATGGAGCAGAAAGAGAACTTGAATGACATTCTGACTAGAAACTGAAAAGTTGGTATAAACTGTTGAAGTTTTCCGAGTAGCGCTGCAGTCAGGATGATAAATATAATCTGATACAGGCTAAGTTTAccattatttggtaaataatgacacttttaaagcaaagtctCATTAAAACTTGCatcaaaagtaaattaaaattgtcaccgttgcattaaaagtgtgaCAAATTAACCactgacacttcatgacaacagtcgtaaacattcatgaaaaaatatttaatgaaacagaaaaccttGAAATATTGAAGCCAATTTTCctcaagtttatttatgtagcacatttaaaaacaatcactttGACCAAAGTGCATCACAAAGAGTAAAAATAGACAAAGTTCCAAAACacatcaataaaatcaagaagaacaataagataaaaaaaaaaaaaagctgtagtataaatcaatcaaacttggatttaaaaaatgagttttcAGGAGAAACTCAAAAGACTGCAGCATGAATAACAATGGGCTCCAGCCACTTTGTGCTTTAATTAGGCCATTAGCCACAGTTAGAACATCTGTCGAGAAAATCTCAGAGCACTTTTTGGATTCTCAGGTCATGAAGTACAATTAAAGAGTGccaaatcatttaaaatggagtaaaaaaattatgtatacatagttaataaaacagaataacacTCAGATTTATCATCTTCTTTATTAAGACATAAACACATAAAGAGAAGAATCCATTGTAAGCCACATTGCTAACAGAAGccaacatttatgtttgttcaTAGAACCATTTGAGGATGCAAAATGTGGGAACTGTGTCACGGCACATGGAGAAAAGATTAAGCATCCGATCAGGAAAACCTCAGTCTGTTGAAGCAGCCGAGGCAAAATCACAGACTGCTGCTTCTGTGGGCAACAGAAACTCAGTGTCAGTTTTGAAGAATGTTGCATACAATAGCAGCAGAGAGGGGTTCGAGCACAGCAATGCAAAGTCATCAAAGTAAACATTGTTACAAGTCTGTGTACTTTTATGCATCTTCTCCCATAAATATTCTCTGCAGTGCAAAAGACTTACAATAAATCCGAACACTATTACAGCACAAGACAGGTAACCCATATTGATCTTTTCaccttgatttttttgttttgttttatctccaTTTCTTTGGgaacaaacattatttcaggGAGATATACAGCGACAGActcatattttttccttttttacaataaataatatgttGCACAGATAATAACGTCATTTACATAGCAATGCTTAATAACATTCAGGTTCAGCAGGCCGCTGCATTTTTACTGATAAAGAAGGATCAAGCCTCTCAGTAGGGAGGTAGGCACCAGCACAC contains the following coding sequences:
- the mc2r gene encoding adrenocorticotropic hormone receptor, whose translation is MEAVCSLKRIKGGRKARRLFELLWFEHGAGTYLSCIGIRQDAAMNQTGCPEVKVPFPVFFTVGIVSLAENLLVVVAVMRSRNLHSPMYCFMCSLAAFNTIASVTKTWENLMIVLADAGHLERRGPPETDLDDVMDSLLCMSFVGSISSFLAIAVDRYITIFHALRYHNIMTMQRTAAILGLIWTSCAVLAVLMVKFFNFKFIVICFIVFFVVSLAAICFLYVYMFMMARIHAKNIAALPGGGRDKSHHQRRWGSNMRGALTLTILFGAFVVCWAPFFVHLVIITVCPMNPYCECYRSLFELHVVLMMSHALIDPAIYAFRMAELRHTFRKMLFCSDWKFCL